In Pseudoduganella albidiflava, a single window of DNA contains:
- a CDS encoding SLC13 family permease: MSTHLIAICVLALMFVVATALPINMGVIAFVGAFLVGTLVAGMQAKGIMAGFPAELFLTLVGITFLFAQAQNNGTIDWLVRLAVRAVGGRIAAIPWVMFAVTALLTSVGAVSPAAVAIIAPIALGFAAKYHINPLMMGLMVIHGAQGGGFSPISIYGGITNKVVNEAGLPISELTTAFVSLGVNFAVSLLLFFVFGGMKLMRQQVPKAAAGRNDPMPPFGATVAVAAQGPQIYGDAENEAASEERLTRERSTAAVGAIGTPGGAGSGAGPAAGVALNEGATFQQIVTVAGLVALAVLTLLYKLDIGFVAISIGLVISLMSPQVQKRAIGQVSWPEIMLIVGVSTYVGVMQKMGTISWVGDSVASLTSPLVVALLLLFVGAIVSAFASSTAVLGSLIPLAVPFLQAGTGVDPIGFIAAMAVASTIVDVSPFSTNGALVLASAQHIDRDVFLRQLMIYGGIVTLVAPVVVWLLFVVL; encoded by the coding sequence GTGTCCACTCACCTGATTGCCATTTGCGTGCTGGCGCTGATGTTCGTCGTCGCCACCGCGCTGCCCATCAACATGGGCGTCATCGCCTTCGTCGGTGCCTTCCTGGTCGGTACGCTGGTCGCCGGCATGCAGGCCAAGGGCATCATGGCCGGTTTTCCGGCCGAACTGTTCCTTACCCTCGTCGGCATCACGTTCCTGTTCGCCCAGGCCCAGAACAACGGCACCATCGACTGGCTGGTGCGGCTGGCCGTGCGCGCGGTCGGCGGGCGCATCGCCGCCATTCCCTGGGTGATGTTCGCGGTGACCGCCCTGCTCACCTCGGTCGGCGCCGTCAGCCCGGCGGCGGTGGCCATCATCGCGCCGATCGCGCTGGGCTTCGCCGCCAAGTACCACATCAATCCCCTGATGATGGGCCTGATGGTGATCCACGGCGCCCAGGGCGGCGGCTTCTCGCCGATCAGCATCTACGGCGGCATCACCAACAAGGTGGTCAACGAAGCCGGGCTGCCGATCTCGGAACTGACCACCGCCTTCGTCAGCCTGGGCGTCAACTTCGCCGTCTCGCTGCTGCTGTTCTTCGTGTTCGGCGGCATGAAGCTGATGCGCCAGCAGGTGCCGAAGGCGGCCGCCGGGCGCAACGATCCGATGCCGCCGTTCGGCGCGACCGTCGCGGTGGCGGCGCAGGGACCGCAGATCTACGGCGACGCCGAAAACGAGGCGGCCAGCGAGGAACGGCTCACGCGGGAGCGCTCGACTGCGGCCGTGGGCGCCATCGGCACCCCGGGTGGCGCGGGCAGCGGTGCCGGCCCCGCCGCCGGCGTGGCGCTGAACGAAGGCGCGACCTTCCAGCAGATCGTCACCGTGGCCGGCCTGGTCGCGCTGGCCGTGCTGACGCTGCTGTACAAGCTCGATATCGGCTTTGTCGCCATCTCGATCGGCCTGGTGATCTCGCTGATGTCCCCGCAGGTGCAGAAACGCGCCATCGGCCAGGTGTCGTGGCCGGAGATCATGCTGATCGTGGGCGTCAGCACCTATGTCGGCGTGATGCAGAAGATGGGCACCATCAGCTGGGTGGGCGACAGCGTGGCCAGCCTGACCTCGCCGCTGGTGGTGGCGCTGCTGCTGCTGTTCGTCGGCGCCATCGTGTCGGCGTTCGCGTCGTCGACCGCCGTGCTGGGCTCCCTGATCCCGCTGGCCGTGCCGTTCCTGCAGGCCGGCACCGGGGTCGACCCGATCGGCTTCATCGCCGCCATGGCGGTGGCCTCCACCATCGTCGACGTCAGCCCGTTCTCGACCAACGGCGCGCTGGTGCTGGCCAGCGCCCAGCATATCGACCGCGACGTATTCCTGCGCCAGCTGATGATCTATGGCGGTATCGTGACGCTGGTCGCGCCGGTCGTGGTCTGGCTGCTGTTCGTGGTGCTGTGA
- the mdcA gene encoding malonate decarboxylase subunit alpha: MNSPEGRWTTQQRNRDARLARAREALGDALDGKIVAASHIAELLHQVLEPGDRVCLEGNNQKQADFLGKALARLDPARVNNLHMLLSVLSLPEHLDVFEKGIGARLDFSFSGPQASRLARLAQAGKLNIGAIHTYLELFARYFVDLTPRVALVAAEMADREGNLYTGPNTEDTPAIAEATAFKSGIVIAQVNRIVDKLPRVDIPADWVGYVVQSPTPYYIEPLFTRDPALISEIQVLMAMMAIKGIYAEYSVERLNHGIGFDTAAIELLLPTYAASLGLKGKIARHWALNPHPALIPAIEAGFVESVHSFGSELGMENYLRARPDVFFTGPDGSMRSNRAFSQAAGHYACDMFIGSTLQIDLQGNSSTATLGRIAGFGGAPNMGADARGRRHPSPAWLKAGEQARAGRNMIPRGQKLVVQMVETFREHMAPAFVERLDAWQLAEQAGMAIPPVMIYGDDVTHILTEEGIANLLLCRGDEEREQAIRGVAGYTPVGLGRDKRMVENLRDRGIIRRPEDLGIDKRLATRDLLAARNMKDLVRASGGLYDPPKRFRNW; the protein is encoded by the coding sequence ATGAATTCACCCGAAGGCCGCTGGACTACCCAGCAACGCAACCGCGATGCCCGCCTGGCGCGCGCCCGCGAAGCCCTGGGCGATGCGCTGGACGGCAAGATCGTCGCCGCATCGCATATCGCCGAGCTGCTGCACCAGGTGCTCGAACCGGGCGACCGGGTCTGCCTGGAAGGCAATAACCAGAAGCAGGCCGATTTCCTCGGCAAGGCACTGGCCAGGCTCGATCCGGCGCGCGTCAACAACCTGCACATGCTGCTGTCGGTGCTGTCGCTGCCCGAGCATCTCGACGTGTTCGAGAAAGGCATCGGCGCGCGGCTGGACTTCTCGTTCTCCGGCCCGCAGGCCAGCCGCCTGGCCCGGCTGGCGCAGGCCGGCAAGCTCAATATCGGCGCCATCCATACCTACCTGGAACTGTTCGCGCGCTACTTCGTCGACCTGACGCCGCGCGTGGCGCTGGTGGCGGCCGAGATGGCCGACCGCGAGGGCAACCTGTACACGGGGCCGAACACGGAGGACACGCCGGCCATCGCCGAGGCCACCGCCTTCAAGAGCGGCATCGTGATCGCCCAGGTCAACCGCATCGTCGACAAGCTGCCGCGCGTGGACATTCCCGCGGACTGGGTCGGCTACGTGGTGCAGTCGCCCACGCCCTACTACATCGAGCCGCTGTTTACCCGCGACCCGGCGCTGATTTCCGAGATCCAGGTGCTGATGGCGATGATGGCCATCAAGGGCATCTATGCCGAATACAGCGTCGAGCGCCTGAACCACGGCATCGGCTTCGATACCGCCGCCATCGAGCTGCTGCTGCCGACCTATGCGGCCAGCCTGGGCCTGAAGGGCAAGATCGCCCGCCACTGGGCGCTCAATCCGCACCCGGCACTGATCCCGGCCATCGAGGCGGGCTTCGTCGAATCGGTACATTCGTTCGGCTCCGAGCTGGGCATGGAAAACTACCTGCGCGCCCGGCCCGACGTGTTCTTCACGGGCCCGGACGGCTCGATGCGCAGCAACCGCGCCTTCTCGCAGGCGGCCGGCCACTATGCCTGCGACATGTTCATCGGCTCCACGCTGCAGATCGACCTGCAGGGCAACTCGTCGACGGCGACGCTGGGCCGCATCGCCGGCTTCGGCGGCGCGCCGAACATGGGCGCCGACGCGCGCGGGCGGCGCCACCCCAGCCCGGCCTGGCTGAAGGCGGGCGAACAGGCCCGCGCCGGCCGCAACATGATCCCGCGCGGGCAGAAGCTGGTGGTGCAGATGGTCGAGACCTTCCGCGAGCACATGGCGCCGGCCTTCGTCGAGCGGCTCGACGCCTGGCAGCTGGCCGAGCAGGCCGGCATGGCGATCCCGCCCGTGATGATCTACGGCGACGACGTCACGCATATCCTGACCGAGGAAGGCATCGCCAACCTGCTGCTGTGCCGTGGCGACGAGGAACGCGAACAGGCCATCCGCGGCGTGGCCGGCTACACGCCGGTGGGCCTGGGCCGCGACAAGCGCATGGTGGAAAACCTGCGCGACCGCGGCATCATCCGCCGCCCGGAAGACCTGGGCATCGACAAGCGCCTGGCCACGCGCGACCTGCTGGCGGCCAGGAACATGAAAGACCTGGTGCGCGCCTCGGGCGGGCTGTACGATCCGCCGAAACGTTTCAGGAACTGGTAA
- the mdcC gene encoding malonate decarboxylase acyl carrier protein has translation METLQFRFEQGSRPLAGTAQLVGVVGSGNLEVLIEPAALAGACEIEVRTAAVGFGATWQAVMTDFHARWSLADARICINDMGATPAVVSLRLDQAAQSLAGGTP, from the coding sequence ATGGAAACCCTTCAATTCAGGTTCGAGCAGGGCAGCCGCCCGCTGGCCGGCACGGCCCAGCTGGTCGGCGTGGTCGGCTCGGGCAATCTCGAAGTGCTGATCGAGCCGGCGGCGCTGGCCGGCGCCTGCGAAATCGAGGTGCGCACCGCCGCCGTGGGCTTCGGCGCGACATGGCAGGCCGTGATGACGGACTTCCACGCACGCTGGAGCCTGGCCGACGCGCGCATCTGCATCAACGACATGGGCGCCACGCCGGCCGTGGTCAGCCTGCGGCTGGACCAGGCGGCGCAATCGCTGGCGGGAGGCACGCCATGA
- a CDS encoding biotin-independent malonate decarboxylase subunit beta — protein sequence MSSYLELTARQRIPALFDPGSFEEFLPPSARIVSPHLAQLDAPVSFDDGVIVGRGLLGGQVVFGAAQEGGFMGGSVGEVHGAKLVGMLRRAIDEQAHAVLLLLESGGVRLHEANAGLIAVSEVMRAMLDARAANIPVVALVGGANGCFGGMGISARCANTVIMSEEGRLAMSGPEVIETANGVEEFDSRDRALVWRTTGGKHRYLLGDCQVLVPDDTAAFRAAALQAIAEIRAGSASLSLEGLLEEQDLLARRLRDTAGLPDPVDVWRQLGVPDPAAVPMLDTDAFMQLAAPHRAGGPR from the coding sequence ATGAGCAGCTACCTGGAACTCACCGCGCGCCAGCGCATCCCCGCCCTGTTCGATCCCGGCAGCTTCGAGGAATTCCTGCCGCCGTCGGCGCGCATCGTCAGCCCGCACCTGGCGCAGCTCGACGCCCCCGTGTCGTTCGACGACGGCGTCATCGTCGGGCGCGGCCTGCTGGGCGGCCAGGTGGTGTTCGGCGCGGCGCAGGAAGGCGGCTTCATGGGCGGTTCGGTCGGCGAGGTGCATGGCGCCAAGCTGGTCGGCATGCTGCGCCGCGCCATCGACGAACAGGCCCACGCGGTACTGCTGCTGCTCGAATCGGGCGGCGTGCGGCTGCACGAGGCCAATGCCGGCCTGATCGCGGTGTCCGAAGTGATGCGCGCCATGCTCGATGCGCGCGCGGCGAACATTCCCGTGGTGGCCCTGGTGGGCGGCGCCAACGGCTGCTTCGGCGGCATGGGCATCTCGGCGCGCTGCGCCAACACGGTGATCATGTCGGAAGAAGGCCGGCTGGCGATGTCCGGCCCCGAAGTGATCGAGACCGCCAACGGTGTCGAGGAGTTCGACTCGCGCGACCGCGCGCTGGTGTGGCGCACCACCGGCGGCAAGCACCGCTACCTGCTGGGCGACTGCCAGGTGCTGGTGCCGGACGACACCGCCGCCTTCCGCGCCGCCGCCTTGCAGGCCATCGCGGAGATCCGCGCGGGCAGCGCCAGCCTGAGCCTGGAGGGCCTGCTGGAAGAACAGGACCTGCTGGCGCGCCGCCTGCGCGACACCGCCGGGCTGCCCGATCCGGTCGACGTGTGGCGGCAACTGGGCGTGCCCGATCCGGCCGCCGTGCCGATGCTGGACACGGACGCCTTCATGCAACTGGCGGCACCGCACCGCGCGGGAGGACCACGATGA
- the mdcE gene encoding biotin-independent malonate decarboxylase subunit gamma yields the protein MTWQTLANQLFPGGHDIAEHDNFLSGSGQVDGQTVAVIGTTEHVPIGIEIALAQAQAILQTVQRHPGRPILILVDTQGQRLRHRDEMLGINSYMAHLGKCVDLARRRGHAVIGLVYDQALSGGFITSGLIASACYALPQATIRVMGLPAMARITKVPEERLTELARDNPVFAPGPENYLRMGGLHAIWADDLANRLAEALASADPADGRMALGQDRGGRLLAQPVAEAVRTGGHVRPA from the coding sequence ATGACCTGGCAAACTTTGGCAAACCAGCTGTTCCCCGGCGGGCACGACATCGCCGAACACGACAACTTCCTGTCCGGCAGCGGCCAGGTCGACGGCCAGACCGTGGCCGTGATCGGCACCACCGAGCACGTGCCGATTGGCATCGAGATCGCCCTGGCCCAGGCCCAGGCGATCCTGCAGACCGTGCAGCGGCATCCCGGCCGGCCGATCCTGATCCTGGTCGATACGCAGGGCCAGCGCCTGCGCCACCGCGACGAGATGTTGGGCATCAACAGCTACATGGCCCACCTGGGCAAGTGCGTCGACCTGGCGCGGCGCCGCGGCCATGCCGTGATCGGGCTGGTGTACGACCAGGCCCTGTCCGGCGGCTTCATCACCAGCGGCCTGATCGCCAGTGCCTGCTACGCGCTGCCCCAGGCCACCATCCGCGTGATGGGCCTGCCGGCGATGGCGCGCATCACCAAGGTGCCGGAAGAGCGGCTGACCGAGCTGGCGCGGGACAATCCCGTGTTCGCGCCGGGGCCGGAAAACTACCTGCGCATGGGCGGCCTGCACGCCATCTGGGCGGACGACCTGGCCAACCGGCTGGCCGAGGCGCTGGCCAGTGCCGACCCGGCCGATGGCCGCATGGCGCTGGGCCAGGACCGGGGCGGCCGCCTGCTGGCGCAGCCCGTCGCCGAGGCAGTCAGGACGGGTGGCCATGTTCGCCCGGCATGA
- the mdcG gene encoding malonate decarboxylase holo-[acyl-carrier-protein] synthase has product MFARHDLVWLAERGWRQVRAGVAPEVLMALDAWRNAGWPAVVRRAEVDAAPGQVAIGFALPPRPGDGRKVRIGACVDMTDIVRRAPALPLVDALGAVPDGWRAALVALAREAGGAGLDLAVYGSVALAALTGQRYVTPASDIDLLLRPADRAQLAAGLALVARLAARLPLDGEVVFPDGRAVAWKELRMALGATPGTRVLAKSLERVALAVADDLLATLEDARCLN; this is encoded by the coding sequence ATGTTCGCCCGGCATGATCTCGTGTGGCTGGCGGAGCGGGGCTGGCGGCAGGTGCGCGCCGGCGTGGCGCCAGAAGTGTTGATGGCGCTGGATGCGTGGCGCAATGCCGGCTGGCCCGCCGTGGTGCGGCGCGCGGAAGTCGACGCGGCACCGGGCCAGGTGGCGATCGGCTTCGCCCTGCCTCCGCGGCCCGGCGATGGCCGCAAGGTGCGCATCGGCGCTTGCGTCGACATGACCGATATCGTCCGCCGCGCGCCCGCCCTGCCCCTTGTGGACGCCCTCGGCGCGGTGCCCGACGGCTGGCGCGCGGCGCTGGTGGCGCTGGCACGCGAGGCTGGCGGCGCGGGGCTCGACCTGGCCGTGTACGGCTCGGTGGCCCTGGCCGCGCTCACTGGGCAGCGCTATGTCACGCCGGCGTCGGACATCGATCTGCTGCTGCGTCCTGCGGACCGCGCGCAACTGGCGGCCGGCCTGGCGCTGGTAGCCCGGCTCGCGGCGCGCCTGCCGCTCGATGGCGAAGTGGTCTTCCCGGATGGGCGCGCGGTGGCATGGAAGGAGCTGCGCATGGCCCTCGGTGCCACGCCCGGCACGCGCGTGCTGGCGAAAAGCCTGGAGCGGGTGGCCCTGGCCGTGGCGGACGACCTGCTGGCCACGCTGGAGGATGCGCGATGCCTGAACTGA
- the mdcB gene encoding triphosphoribosyl-dephospho-CoA synthase MdcB produces MPELNAALLPVRRPPALRLAADRAFCQRVARLAVRSLYAELALYPKPGLVSLVDNGSHEDMTAATFMRSLFALRRYFLRIAEAGMADAPFHDLKRLGIEAEARMLRATGGINTHRGAIFCLGMLCAAIGRCRASGIALAPAAIQAALLRHWGAALGAHSADLATPSHGTAALLRYAASGAREEGARGFPSVFAVGLPALRHALAAGRDTRRARIDALFALMAHVSDTNVYHRGGPGGALAVRRQARAFVAHGGTAAPDWEARALACHRSFVAARLSPGGAADLLGAVCLVQAACLTEAACLTEAACLTQAACGGQAGCGGHA; encoded by the coding sequence ATGCCTGAACTGAACGCGGCGCTGCTGCCCGTCCGGCGGCCGCCTGCCCTCCGCCTTGCAGCCGACCGCGCGTTTTGCCAGCGCGTGGCGCGCCTGGCGGTGCGCAGCCTGTATGCGGAACTGGCGCTGTATCCCAAGCCCGGCCTGGTCTCCCTGGTCGACAACGGCAGCCACGAGGACATGACGGCGGCCACCTTCATGCGCAGCCTGTTCGCGCTGCGCCGCTATTTCCTGCGCATCGCCGAAGCCGGCATGGCCGATGCGCCCTTCCATGATTTGAAACGCCTGGGCATCGAGGCCGAGGCGCGCATGCTGCGCGCCACCGGCGGCATCAACACCCACCGCGGCGCCATCTTCTGCCTCGGCATGCTGTGCGCCGCCATCGGGCGGTGCCGGGCGAGCGGCATCGCGCTGGCGCCAGCGGCGATCCAGGCCGCGCTGTTGCGACATTGGGGGGCCGCGCTCGGCGCCCACAGCGCCGACCTGGCCACGCCGTCGCATGGCACGGCGGCACTGCTGCGCTATGCCGCCAGCGGCGCCCGCGAAGAAGGCGCTCGCGGCTTTCCTTCCGTGTTCGCGGTCGGCTTGCCGGCATTGCGGCATGCGCTCGCCGCCGGCCGCGACACGCGGCGCGCACGGATCGATGCGCTGTTCGCGCTGATGGCGCATGTCAGCGACACCAACGTCTATCACCGCGGCGGCCCTGGCGGCGCACTGGCCGTGCGGCGCCAGGCCCGCGCCTTTGTCGCCCATGGCGGTACTGCCGCGCCGGATTGGGAAGCACGCGCGCTGGCCTGCCACCGCAGCTTCGTTGCCGCGCGCCTGTCGCCCGGCGGCGCGGCCGACCTGCTCGGCGCCGTCTGCCTGGTGCAGGCGGCCTGCTTGACTGAGGCGGCCTGCTTGACTGAGGCGGCTTGCTTGACTCAGGCGGCTTGCGGCGGGCAGGCGGGCTGCGGAGGGCACGCCTGA
- a CDS encoding ACP S-malonyltransferase, with product MAARLVVLCPGQGAQHPAMFDLARTDPAAGRLLDDWFADPVLAEPLGAAIEGTAGFANRIAQPSIVAATLAMWTALADALPQPALVAGYSIGELSAHAVAGALAPSATVKLALERAALMDACVANGVPQAMVALSAMPKGTAAPLMHRFGFHAAIVTGEDSLVAGGPAAQRDSLAEAAVAAGGRATVLPVEVASHTPLLAGAVTPFAALLARQQWSAPLFPVLSGISAEPVWDAARAKDDLSRQIAEPIRWMECMDACAEAGATVALELGPGAALSRMLQARHPAIACRSVTEFRSLDGIRSWLGRQLD from the coding sequence ATGGCGGCCCGGCTCGTCGTGCTGTGCCCTGGCCAGGGCGCCCAGCATCCCGCCATGTTCGACCTGGCGCGCACCGATCCGGCCGCCGGCCGCCTTCTCGACGACTGGTTCGCTGATCCGGTGCTGGCCGAGCCGCTGGGAGCGGCCATCGAGGGTACCGCGGGTTTCGCCAACCGCATCGCGCAGCCGTCGATCGTCGCCGCGACGCTGGCCATGTGGACGGCGCTGGCCGATGCGTTGCCGCAGCCGGCACTGGTGGCCGGCTACAGTATCGGCGAGCTGTCGGCCCATGCCGTCGCGGGCGCGCTGGCACCTTCCGCCACTGTGAAGTTGGCGCTCGAACGCGCGGCGCTGATGGATGCCTGCGTGGCGAACGGCGTGCCGCAGGCCATGGTGGCGCTCTCCGCCATGCCCAAGGGTACGGCCGCCCCGCTGATGCACCGCTTCGGTTTTCATGCCGCCATCGTGACCGGCGAGGACAGCCTGGTCGCAGGCGGGCCCGCCGCGCAGCGCGACAGCCTTGCCGAAGCCGCCGTCGCGGCGGGCGGCCGCGCCACCGTGCTGCCGGTCGAGGTGGCGTCGCATACGCCGCTGCTGGCCGGCGCCGTCACACCGTTCGCCGCATTGCTGGCTCGCCAGCAGTGGAGCGCTCCCCTCTTTCCGGTCCTGTCCGGCATATCGGCCGAGCCGGTGTGGGATGCCGCGCGCGCCAAGGACGACCTGTCGCGGCAGATCGCCGAACCGATCCGCTGGATGGAATGCATGGACGCCTGCGCGGAAGCCGGCGCCACCGTCGCGCTGGAATTGGGCCCGGGTGCCGCGCTGTCGCGCATGTTGCAAGCTCGCCACCCCGCGATCGCCTGCCGTTCCGTCACAGAATTTCGTTCCCTGGACGGAATACGTAGCTGGCTGGGGAGGCAGCTCGACTAG
- a CDS encoding SRPBCC domain-containing protein: MMAQAAQFDTFTLERTFAAPPARVFRAFSDPREKKRWFAEGAQHEIEQYDMQFEVGGRELARYRFKPGTPFAGVALASDGYILDIVPQQRIVAAATMAMGERRFSASLHTFEFFSDGPDATRLVFTHQAMYGDGADGPDLRRIGWQQLLDQLHAALAVE, translated from the coding sequence ATGATGGCTCAAGCAGCGCAGTTCGACACTTTCACCTTGGAGCGTACGTTTGCCGCCCCGCCGGCGCGCGTGTTCCGGGCGTTCAGCGATCCGCGCGAGAAGAAGCGCTGGTTTGCCGAGGGCGCCCAGCATGAAATCGAGCAGTACGACATGCAATTCGAAGTGGGCGGACGCGAACTGGCGCGCTACCGCTTCAAGCCCGGCACGCCCTTCGCCGGCGTGGCGCTGGCATCGGACGGGTACATCCTCGATATCGTGCCGCAACAGCGCATCGTTGCCGCCGCCACGATGGCGATGGGCGAACGGCGCTTCTCCGCTTCGTTGCACACCTTCGAGTTCTTCAGCGACGGCCCCGACGCCACGCGCCTCGTCTTCACCCATCAGGCGATGTATGGCGACGGTGCGGACGGCCCGGACCTGCGACGGATCGGCTGGCAGCAGTTGCTGGACCAGTTGCACGCTGCCCTGGCGGTCGAATAA
- a CDS encoding ArsR/SmtB family transcription factor, with translation MQADAADQVFAALGDATRRAIVKRVAQGPQSVSALAAALDVTLTAISQHLHVLQTCGLLRTRKVGRVRMCELDAQGLDVLAQWVAVNRRMWEQRFDALDALLQKNPEGK, from the coding sequence ATGCAGGCGGACGCGGCGGACCAGGTTTTCGCCGCGCTGGGCGACGCCACCCGCCGCGCGATCGTCAAGCGGGTGGCCCAGGGGCCGCAATCGGTCAGCGCCCTGGCCGCCGCGCTGGATGTCACGCTGACCGCCATCTCCCAGCATCTGCACGTGTTGCAAACCTGCGGCTTGCTGCGGACGCGCAAGGTCGGCCGCGTCCGGATGTGCGAGCTCGACGCACAAGGACTCGACGTCCTCGCACAATGGGTGGCGGTCAACCGCCGGATGTGGGAACAGCGTTTCGATGCACTGGATGCGTTGTTGCAGAAGAACCCGGAAGGGAAATGA
- a CDS encoding alkaline phosphatase family protein produces MQIPAPDGLPPVLAGPILRRLEPGRLVLWLVGSVPLELTLLLAPRGGASWRLLLDESHCRVVPVGRHAFVHLIDVPLPEPLPQDTVIEYDLLITQGDGEEAGIGQWAPHLLHEGAARPNMVLRSRSDNILYGSCRKPHFPAPDGLARGDALLAECIERPDERPAMLIMCGDQVYADDVAGPTLVAIHALIRRLGLFAECLEGAVVADSEELYRHPASYYRREELLPAAHSNEALRDRFFGGKEKPIFTTANAQNHLMTLAEMMAMYLLVWSPVPWQLVAVAPPPALEPRHAERWRRESKAMEGFCGSLPRAARLLAHVQTLMIFDDHDVTDDWNLSAKWEAAAYGHPFSRRIVGNALIAYMLCQGWGNRPDVFKAALEDMAVLAATAAPDDGACADNRLDAPVQDALIGRLLAFRQWDFVIRTKPAIIVLDTRTRRWRNRRRPSHPSGLMDWEALTELQHELLDESAAVIVSAAPMFGVKLIEVVQRVATFIGQALIVDAENWMAHRGAASSMLNIFRHSRTPGNYVVLSGDVHYSFAYDVEVRESDRTPHIWQITSSGIKNEFPRGLLNWLDRLNRWLYSPRSPLNLFTQRRDLAITPRLPDARHQGERVWNGAGIGQVWLDAQGRPVRIVQHNADGRPSTRFLAPGQEASAAAAAEQRLGSTD; encoded by the coding sequence ATCCAGATTCCTGCCCCTGACGGCCTCCCGCCCGTACTTGCCGGTCCCATCCTGCGCCGACTCGAACCGGGCCGCCTGGTGCTGTGGCTGGTCGGCAGCGTGCCGCTCGAGCTGACCCTGCTGCTGGCACCCAGGGGAGGCGCGTCGTGGCGCCTGCTCCTGGACGAAAGCCACTGCCGCGTGGTTCCTGTCGGCCGGCACGCCTTCGTGCACCTGATCGATGTGCCGCTGCCCGAGCCGCTCCCGCAAGACACGGTCATCGAGTATGACTTGCTCATCACGCAGGGTGACGGCGAAGAGGCCGGCATCGGGCAGTGGGCGCCGCACCTGCTGCATGAAGGGGCGGCGCGGCCGAACATGGTGCTGCGCAGCCGCAGCGACAATATCCTGTATGGCTCGTGCCGCAAGCCGCATTTTCCAGCGCCGGACGGCCTGGCGCGCGGCGATGCCTTGCTGGCCGAATGCATCGAACGCCCCGACGAGCGGCCCGCCATGCTCATCATGTGCGGCGACCAGGTGTATGCCGACGATGTGGCGGGCCCCACGCTGGTGGCGATCCATGCGCTGATCCGGCGCCTGGGCCTGTTCGCCGAATGCCTGGAAGGCGCCGTGGTCGCCGACAGCGAAGAGCTGTACCGCCATCCGGCCAGTTACTACCGGCGCGAGGAGTTGCTGCCTGCCGCCCACTCCAACGAGGCGCTGCGCGACCGCTTCTTTGGCGGCAAGGAAAAGCCGATCTTCACCACGGCCAATGCGCAAAACCACCTGATGACATTGGCCGAGATGATGGCCATGTACCTGCTGGTCTGGTCGCCCGTGCCATGGCAACTGGTGGCGGTTGCGCCGCCGCCCGCGCTGGAACCCAGGCATGCGGAGCGCTGGCGGCGCGAGTCGAAGGCGATGGAGGGCTTTTGCGGCAGCCTGCCTCGGGCCGCGCGGCTGCTCGCGCACGTGCAGACCCTGATGATCTTCGACGACCATGACGTCACCGATGACTGGAACCTGTCGGCCAAGTGGGAAGCTGCCGCCTACGGGCACCCGTTCTCGCGCCGCATCGTGGGCAACGCGCTGATCGCCTACATGCTGTGCCAGGGCTGGGGCAACCGCCCCGATGTGTTTAAGGCGGCGCTGGAGGACATGGCGGTGCTGGCCGCCACGGCGGCGCCGGACGATGGTGCTTGTGCTGACAATCGACTGGATGCGCCGGTCCAGGACGCGCTGATCGGGCGCCTGCTGGCTTTCCGCCAGTGGGATTTCGTCATACGGACCAAGCCCGCGATCATCGTGCTCGATACGCGCACCCGGCGCTGGCGTAACCGGCGCCGGCCCAGCCATCCGTCGGGCCTGATGGACTGGGAAGCGCTGACCGAGCTGCAGCACGAGTTGCTGGACGAATCGGCCGCCGTCATCGTCTCGGCGGCGCCCATGTTCGGGGTCAAGCTGATCGAGGTGGTGCAGAGGGTTGCCACCTTCATCGGCCAGGCCCTGATCGTCGACGCCGAGAACTGGATGGCGCACCGCGGAGCCGCCAGCAGCATGCTCAATATCTTCCGGCATTCGCGCACCCCGGGCAATTACGTGGTCCTGTCGGGCGACGTGCACTATTCCTTCGCCTACGATGTCGAGGTGCGCGAATCGGACCGCACGCCGCATATCTGGCAGATCACCAGCAGCGGCATCAAGAACGAATTCCCGCGTGGCCTGCTCAACTGGCTCGACCGCCTCAATCGCTGGCTGTATTCGCCGCGCTCGCCGCTGAACCTGTTCACCCAGCGCCGCGATCTCGCCATCACGCCGCGCCTGCCGGACGCGCGCCATCAAGGCGAGCGGGTCTGGAACGGCGCCGGCATCGGCCAGGTGTGGCTCGACGCTCAAGGGCGGCCGGTGCGCATCGTCCAGCACAACGCCGATGGCCGGCCGTCGACCCGGTTCCTGGCGCCGGGGCAGGAAGCCTCCGCCGCGGCGGCTGCCGAGCAGCGTCTGGGAAGTACCGACTGA